In Bacillus cytotoxicus NVH 391-98, the following are encoded in one genomic region:
- the thrC gene encoding threonine synthase: MYKGLLKQYASYLPVSHNTPEVSLMEGNTPLIPLENISEKLGICLYGKYEGANPTGSFKDRGMVMAVAKAKEMGSKAIICASTGNTSASAAAYAARLGMKCIIVIPEGKIAHGKLAQAFAYGAEIISIEGNFDDALRAVRQIAAEESITLVNSVNPYRIEGQKTAAFEICDQLQKAPDVLAIPVGNAGNITAYWKGFCEYEKEKGYKKPRIHGFEAEGAAAIVKGHVIEGPETIATAIRIGNPASWHYAVEAAEQSNGEIDMVSDEEIVKAYQLLARTEGVFAEPGSNASLAGIIKHVQLGKIRQGETVVAVLTGNGLKDPDIAISSNSLQITNISNDLEQMKGHIKGVIIS; the protein is encoded by the coding sequence ATGTATAAAGGGTTATTAAAACAATATGCTTCTTATTTACCTGTGAGCCACAATACACCAGAGGTTAGTTTGATGGAGGGAAATACACCGCTTATTCCGCTTGAAAATATCTCTGAAAAATTAGGGATATGTTTATACGGAAAATATGAAGGAGCAAATCCAACCGGTTCGTTTAAAGATCGCGGTATGGTAATGGCAGTTGCAAAAGCAAAAGAGATGGGTTCAAAAGCCATTATTTGTGCTTCGACAGGGAATACTTCGGCATCTGCAGCAGCATATGCGGCTCGCCTTGGAATGAAATGTATTATCGTTATACCGGAAGGTAAAATTGCTCATGGAAAGTTAGCACAGGCGTTTGCATATGGTGCAGAAATTATTTCGATAGAAGGAAATTTTGATGATGCGCTGCGAGCAGTGCGACAAATCGCGGCCGAAGAGTCTATTACATTAGTAAACTCTGTTAATCCGTATCGGATTGAAGGGCAGAAAACAGCTGCGTTTGAAATTTGTGATCAGTTGCAAAAAGCGCCAGATGTTCTTGCTATTCCAGTTGGAAATGCTGGGAATATTACTGCATATTGGAAAGGTTTTTGTGAATACGAGAAAGAGAAAGGGTATAAAAAACCAAGAATCCATGGGTTTGAAGCGGAAGGTGCAGCAGCGATTGTAAAAGGTCATGTCATTGAAGGACCAGAAACAATTGCAACTGCAATTCGAATTGGCAATCCTGCAAGCTGGCATTATGCAGTGGAGGCTGCTGAACAGTCGAACGGTGAAATTGATATGGTATCGGATGAAGAGATTGTAAAGGCTTATCAATTGCTAGCGAGAACAGAAGGAGTGTTTGCTGAACCAGGTTCCAACGCTTCTTTAGCGGGGATCATTAAACATGTTCAATTAGGTAAAATTCGTCAAGGAGAGACAGTCGTCGCTGTATTAACAGGAAATGGTTTGAAAGATCCGGATATCGCAATCTCCTCGAATTCATTACAAATTACAAATATCTCAAATGATTTAGAACAAATGAAAGGTCATATTAAGGGAGTGATTATTTCGTGA
- a CDS encoding LCP family protein, with protein sequence MSSELEHHNTRSKQRRFKRKSFKWIIFISLFLLLLGGIGYGSVIYNKAKAVANKAYEQIDKSTKRDKEVEPLKDNVSILIMGVDGSDVRESQYGEAVRTDALLLATINKDNKTVKLVSIPRDSRVYIPSRKKLDKIAHAHVFGGVESTRDTVERFLDVPVDYYVKFNFDSFMRIVDSLGGIDVDVPVTFTEQDSKDQAGMIHLEKGYQHLNGEQALALARTRKIDSDAMRGQRQQLVIEAIAKKAFSAQSISKMSSLLTAIDNGMKTNLTFDDMLSIAKNMAESDWQMDKIQVEGTDKRIRGIYYYMPNEKNVKEISKTLNEHLGIASN encoded by the coding sequence ATGAGCTCTGAATTAGAACATCATAATACAAGAAGTAAACAGAGACGCTTTAAAAGAAAATCATTTAAATGGATCATTTTCATTTCATTGTTTTTGCTTCTTTTGGGAGGCATTGGATATGGTTCTGTTATATATAATAAAGCGAAAGCAGTTGCAAATAAAGCATATGAACAAATTGATAAATCAACGAAACGTGATAAGGAAGTTGAACCACTAAAGGATAACGTTTCAATTTTAATTATGGGTGTAGATGGTAGTGATGTAAGAGAAAGTCAGTATGGAGAAGCAGTTCGTACCGATGCGCTTTTATTGGCTACTATTAATAAAGATAATAAAACTGTGAAATTAGTAAGTATTCCACGTGATTCACGTGTATATATTCCATCAAGAAAGAAATTAGATAAAATTGCACATGCTCATGTATTTGGTGGTGTTGAAAGTACAAGAGATACTGTTGAACGATTTTTAGATGTTCCAGTAGATTATTATGTGAAATTTAATTTTGATTCGTTTATGAGAATTGTTGATTCACTTGGAGGCATTGATGTGGATGTGCCTGTAACGTTTACAGAACAAGACAGTAAAGACCAAGCAGGTATGATTCATTTAGAAAAAGGGTATCAACATTTAAATGGAGAACAAGCTCTCGCATTAGCGAGAACACGTAAAATTGATAGTGATGCAATGCGTGGGCAAAGACAACAACTTGTCATTGAAGCTATTGCGAAAAAAGCGTTTTCAGCTCAATCTATTAGTAAAATGAGTTCATTATTAACTGCAATTGATAATGGTATGAAAACGAATTTAACATTTGATGATATGCTTTCGATTGCAAAAAATATGGCTGAATCCGATTGGCAAATGGACAAAATACAAGTAGAAGGGACAGATAAACGTATTCGTGGAATTTATTATTATATGCCAAATGAGAAAAATGTAAAAGAGATTTCGAAAACATTAAATGAACACCTAGGCATTGCATCAAATTAA
- the thrB gene encoding homoserine kinase — protein MIPFKIRVPASTANIGPGFDSVGMALSLYLEVIVKEEVPHWYVIHPFDQSVPNDDSNLIISTALQVCPSLPSHIIEVISNIPLTRGLGSSASAIVAGIELANQLGALHLTTDEKIHLATKFEGHPDNVAASILGGTVIGAIDEGHVSVVRIESKELGVISVIPDEELNTNESRFVLPETFSFHHAVRASSISNVLVAALCEKKWEIVGEMMERDLFHEPYRSQLVPLLPSVREYAKRFGAYGTALSGAGPSLFILTPYENRQEIAEQLMKVFPKIEVCELEIDYEGVVVNMDISVNR, from the coding sequence GTGATACCATTTAAAATTCGTGTTCCAGCGAGTACAGCAAATATAGGCCCTGGTTTTGATTCTGTAGGGATGGCACTATCTTTATATTTAGAAGTTATTGTGAAGGAAGAAGTGCCGCATTGGTATGTTATACATCCATTTGACCAATCCGTTCCAAACGATGATAGCAATTTAATTATAAGTACGGCCCTTCAAGTATGCCCATCGTTACCTTCTCATATAATAGAAGTCATAAGTAATATTCCACTTACAAGAGGATTAGGAAGCAGTGCTTCTGCCATTGTTGCTGGAATTGAACTAGCGAATCAGTTAGGAGCGTTACACTTAACAACAGACGAAAAAATTCATCTTGCTACAAAGTTTGAGGGGCACCCGGATAATGTAGCAGCTTCTATTTTAGGAGGAACAGTCATTGGTGCAATAGATGAGGGGCATGTATCCGTTGTTCGGATTGAAAGTAAAGAATTAGGAGTTATTTCTGTAATACCAGATGAAGAACTAAATACAAATGAAAGTCGTTTCGTGCTACCTGAAACATTTTCATTTCATCATGCTGTTCGTGCAAGCTCGATTAGTAACGTATTAGTGGCAGCACTATGTGAAAAGAAATGGGAAATAGTTGGTGAAATGATGGAACGAGATTTATTTCATGAGCCGTATCGTTCGCAATTGGTTCCTCTTCTACCTTCTGTTCGTGAATATGCGAAGCGATTTGGAGCATATGGAACAGCACTAAGTGGGGCAGGGCCATCTCTCTTCATTTTAACCCCATATGAAAATCGTCAGGAGATTGCTGAACAGTTAATGAAAGTCTTTCCAAAGATAGAGGTGTGTGAACTGGAGATTGATTACGAGGGAGTAGTCGTAAATATGGACATATCAGTGAACAGATAA
- a CDS encoding homoserine dehydrogenase, with amino-acid sequence MNRVVHVGVLGLGTVGSGVVQILQEHGKKIGLETGSEVKVKTVVVRDLEKERDVSIKGIIVTREAEELLHDADIDIVVEVMGGIQEAKEHIIKALQYKKHVVTANKDLMAVHGAELLQLANENHCELLYEASVAGGIPILRGLADGLASDHIEKMMGILNGTTNYILTKMSQNGWSYEEALQEAKRLGFAESDPTADVDGLDAARKVAILANLGFSMNVSLDEVYVRGIRNIEKEDLEIAEKLGFTMKLIGKAEREGSAIHLSVAPTLLPSKHPLSSVNNEFNAVYVHGQAVGEVMFYGPGAGKLPTGSAVVSDIVAIVKKMNQEVQNQDVCKEMEPYELKQDKDIVSKYFLRIILRDEPGMFHKVTECFENCSVSFEEIIQLPVNKEFAEIVIVTHQTSKYQFSQVLQLLEDVASEIKSYYSIEEEKQYV; translated from the coding sequence ATGAATCGTGTTGTACATGTTGGAGTATTAGGACTAGGAACTGTTGGAAGTGGCGTCGTTCAAATTTTACAGGAACATGGTAAGAAGATTGGTCTTGAGACAGGGAGTGAAGTGAAGGTAAAAACAGTTGTTGTGCGGGATTTAGAAAAAGAACGAGATGTTTCTATCAAGGGAATTATTGTTACAAGAGAGGCCGAAGAACTTTTACATGATGCAGATATTGATATTGTTGTAGAGGTAATGGGCGGGATTCAAGAAGCAAAAGAGCATATTATAAAAGCGTTGCAATATAAGAAGCATGTTGTAACTGCTAATAAAGATTTGATGGCTGTACATGGAGCAGAATTACTACAACTTGCAAACGAGAATCATTGTGAGTTGCTTTATGAAGCGAGTGTAGCAGGTGGAATTCCAATATTAAGAGGACTTGCTGACGGATTAGCTTCAGATCATATTGAAAAGATGATGGGAATTTTGAATGGAACAACAAATTATATTTTAACAAAGATGAGTCAAAATGGCTGGTCTTATGAAGAAGCGTTGCAAGAAGCAAAGAGGTTAGGGTTTGCAGAATCAGATCCTACAGCAGATGTAGATGGGCTAGATGCAGCAAGAAAAGTAGCTATTCTTGCTAATTTAGGATTTTCAATGAATGTGTCTTTAGATGAGGTCTATGTTCGCGGTATTCGGAATATTGAAAAAGAAGATTTGGAAATAGCAGAAAAACTAGGGTTTACAATGAAACTGATTGGGAAAGCAGAAAGAGAAGGTTCAGCAATTCATTTAAGCGTTGCACCTACTTTATTGCCGAGCAAACATCCTCTGTCAAGTGTAAATAATGAGTTTAATGCTGTATACGTACATGGTCAAGCAGTTGGAGAAGTCATGTTTTACGGACCGGGTGCAGGCAAGTTGCCGACAGGTTCTGCTGTAGTAAGTGATATTGTAGCTATTGTTAAAAAAATGAACCAAGAGGTGCAAAATCAAGATGTATGTAAAGAAATGGAGCCATATGAATTAAAACAAGATAAAGATATTGTTTCAAAATATTTCTTGCGTATTATATTACGTGATGAACCAGGGATGTTCCATAAAGTGACAGAATGTTTCGAGAATTGTTCTGTTAGTTTCGAAGAAATTATACAATTACCAGTAAATAAAGAATTTGCAGAAATTGTAATTGTAACGCATCAAACTTCCAAATATCAATTTTCACAAGTCTTACAGTTATTAGAGGATGTCGCAAGTGAAATAAAAAGTTACTACAGTATTGAGGAGGAAAAACAATATGTATAA
- a CDS encoding YkyA family protein, which produces MIYRKVALVGALSVGLLSGCFGEKPEENIFVAFENAAKQEKMLSDDVKKLEKLEKQDQELYAQIMKEGKEHNEAVIQKIDQAVANVDEREKIITNEKDLLEKAQKEIKSVPDYADKIEDKKIQKQAKKVNEAYKNRYESFKKMNESYKQALTIEKELYEKLKVKETKLKEIGEKVKAFNTLSEEIQKEREKFNQYTKEYNEGKVAFYKNANIKIKEGKKDK; this is translated from the coding sequence GTGATTTATAGAAAAGTAGCACTTGTTGGAGCATTATCAGTAGGATTATTATCTGGTTGTTTTGGTGAGAAGCCAGAAGAAAACATTTTTGTTGCCTTTGAAAACGCAGCAAAGCAAGAAAAGATGCTTTCTGATGATGTGAAAAAATTAGAAAAGTTAGAGAAGCAAGACCAAGAATTATATGCTCAAATTATGAAAGAAGGAAAAGAGCATAATGAAGCGGTTATTCAAAAAATTGACCAAGCGGTTGCAAATGTAGATGAACGAGAGAAAATAATTACAAATGAAAAAGATTTGCTTGAAAAAGCGCAAAAAGAGATAAAATCTGTTCCAGATTATGCAGATAAAATTGAAGATAAAAAAATTCAAAAACAGGCAAAGAAAGTAAATGAAGCTTATAAAAATCGTTATGAATCTTTCAAAAAGATGAATGAAAGTTATAAGCAGGCATTGACAATTGAAAAAGAATTATATGAGAAATTGAAAGTAAAAGAAACAAAATTAAAAGAAATTGGCGAAAAAGTAAAGGCTTTTAATACATTGAGCGAAGAAATTCAAAAAGAGAGAGAGAAATTTAACCAATATACAAAAGAATATAATGAAGGAAAAGTAGCCTTTTATAAAAATGCCAATATTAAGATAAAAGAAGGAAAGAAAGATAAATAA
- a CDS encoding peptidoglycan-N-acetylglucosamine deacetylase → MDNALKVKRIVVVMVAIIAIAVGYFMFQSITSPATTVAKQENPVQLASEQGKVELKKTAPSKFNGQVRKVAYLTFDDGPGKYTAELLKILKQNDAKATFFLIGANVKQYPDLVKREKEEGHYVGMHSMTHNFKKLYTNGEYVKEMKENQRLIADIIGQYPKLTRPPYGSMPGLNEALRNKVVEADLKVWDWTIDSLDWKYNKMPVDAAAAKIAQNVLAGATNDQEVILMHDIHPQSVAAVPAIIKGLKEKGYEFEAYHEENHFPVNFWHDNRI, encoded by the coding sequence ATGGATAATGCTTTAAAAGTAAAACGTATTGTCGTAGTAATGGTAGCGATTATTGCAATTGCGGTCGGCTATTTTATGTTTCAATCGATTACTTCGCCAGCGACAACTGTAGCTAAGCAAGAGAACCCGGTGCAGCTAGCAAGCGAACAAGGAAAAGTTGAACTAAAAAAAACAGCGCCAAGTAAATTTAATGGTCAAGTGAGAAAGGTTGCATATCTTACTTTCGATGATGGACCAGGAAAATATACAGCAGAGTTGTTAAAGATTTTGAAACAAAATGATGCGAAAGCTACATTTTTCTTAATTGGTGCAAATGTAAAACAATATCCTGATTTAGTAAAGCGTGAAAAGGAAGAAGGTCATTATGTAGGTATGCATAGCATGACACATAACTTTAAAAAGTTATATACAAATGGTGAATACGTAAAGGAAATGAAAGAGAATCAAAGATTAATAGCAGATATTATTGGACAATATCCTAAATTAACACGTCCACCGTATGGATCAATGCCAGGGCTAAATGAAGCGCTTCGTAACAAAGTGGTTGAAGCTGACTTAAAAGTATGGGATTGGACAATTGATTCTTTAGACTGGAAATACAACAAGATGCCAGTCGATGCAGCAGCAGCTAAAATTGCGCAAAATGTACTTGCTGGTGCAACAAATGATCAAGAAGTGATTTTAATGCACGATATTCATCCGCAATCTGTTGCAGCTGTTCCAGCAATTATAAAAGGACTAAAAGAAAAAGGGTATGAATTTGAAGCGTATCATGAAGAAAATCACTTCCCGGTGAATTTTTGGCATGATAACCGTATTTGA